Proteins from a single region of Carassius gibelio isolate Cgi1373 ecotype wild population from Czech Republic chromosome A5, carGib1.2-hapl.c, whole genome shotgun sequence:
- the hpda gene encoding 4-hydroxyphenylpyruvate dioxygenase translates to MTTYTDKGEKPEKGKFLHFHHVKFWVGNAKQAAVFYCDKFGFEPLAYKGLETGSRELVSHVIRQNKIIFIFESALNPGNQELGEHLMKHGDGVKDVAFQVEDCDFLVKKAKERGAVIVKEPWIEQDSGGKVKYAVIQTYGDTTHTFVEYMGPYKGLFLPGYKEPMFRDPLLAKLPPGHLNFIDHIVGNQPDDEMVPVSDWYQKCLLFHRFWSIDDKQIHTQYSALRSIVVTNYEETIKMPINEPATGKKKSQIQEYIDYNGGPGVQHIALNTSNIIQAIVNLRARGMEFLSAPDSYYDSLRQRLKTAKIRVKEDLETLQELKILVDYDDKGYLLQIFTKPVQDRPTLFLEVIQRNNHFGFGAGNFKSLFEAIEKDQDARGNLTVLTPESQGVPKAFY, encoded by the exons ATG ACCACCTACACTGACAAAGGAGAGAAG CCAGAGAAAGGgaagtttttacattttcaccATGTGAAGTTCTGGGTGGGGAACGCCAAACAG GCTGCGGTGTTTTACTGTGATAAGTTTGGTTTCGAGCCGCTGGCGTATAAAGGTCTGGAGACGGGCAGCAGAGAGCTGGTGTCTCACGTCATCAGACAGAACAAG ATCATCTTCATCTTTGAGTCCGCTCTGAACCCGGGGAACCAGG AATTGGGGGAACACCTCATGAAACATGGAGACGGAGTGAAAGATGTGGCTTTTCAAGTGGAGGACTGTGACTTTTTAGTCAAG AAAGCCAAAGAGAGAGGAGCAGTGATCGTCAAAGAGCCGTGGATCGAGCAGGATTCGGGAGGAAAAGTCAAATACGCCGTAATTCAGACG TACGGAGACACCACACACACGTTTGTGGAGTACATGGGGCCGTATAAAGGGCTGTTCCTGCCTGGATACAAGGAGCCGATGTTCAGAGACCCTCTGTTAGCAAAACT GCCTCCGGGACATTTAAACTTCATCGATCACATTGTGGGAAACCAGCCAGATGATGAAATGGTGCCAGTTTCGGACTG gtaTCAGAAGTGTCTGCTGTTCCACAGGTTCTGGTCCATCGATGATAAGCAGATCCACACCCAGTACAGCGCTCTCAGGTCCATCGTGGTCACTAACTATGAGGAGACCATCAAGATGCCCATCAATGAGCCAGCCACGGGGAAGAAGAAGTCACAGATCCAG GAGTATATCGACTATAACGGAGGACCTGGAGTGCAGCACATCGCGCTAAACACCTCCAACATCATCCAAGCG ATCGTGAACCTCCGAGCTCGAGGGATGGAGTTCCTGTCCGCTCCTGACAGCTACTACGACAGCCTGCGACAGAGACTGAAGACGGCCAAGATCAGGGTGAAGGAGGACCTCGAGACGCTGCAG GAGTTAAAAATCTTAGTCGACTATGACGATAAAGGTTACCTGCTACAGATCTTCACTAAACCCGTGCAGGACAGACCCACGCTCTTCCTGGAGGTCATCCAGAGGAACAACCACTTT GGGTTTGGAGCTGGAAACTTCAAATCTCTGTTCGAAGCCATTGAGAAGGACCAGGACGCCAGAGGAAACCTCACAGTCCTCACACCGGAGAGCCAGGGCGTCCCAAAGGCCTTTTACTAA